In a genomic window of Melopsittacus undulatus isolate bMelUnd1 chromosome 1, bMelUnd1.mat.Z, whole genome shotgun sequence:
- the SCX gene encoding basic helix-loop-helix transcription factor scleraxis — translation MSFAMLRSAPGRFLYPDIMLSEDEENGSESSGSEEKPYGLAAAKRRHGKKPGRLHREPRQRHTANARERDRTNSVNTAFTALRTLIPTEPADRKLSKIETLRLASSYISHLGNVLLLGEAGGDGQPCLTSSGFYHPGSPAGRDPDASQPKQICTFCLSNQRKLSKDRDRKPAIRS, via the exons ATGTCCTTCGCGATGCTGCGCTCGGCTCCGGGCCGCTTCCTGTACCCGGACATCATGTTGTCGGAGGACGAGGAGAACGGCAGCGAGAGCTCGGGCTCGGAGGAGAAGCCCTACGGGCTGGCGGCCGCCAAGCGCCGGCACGGCAAGAAGCCGGGCAGGCTGCACCGGGAGCCGCGGCAGCGGCACACGGCCAACGCTCGGGAACGGGACCGCACCAACAGCGTGAACACGGCGTTCACGGCGCTGAGAACCCTCATCCCCACCGAGCCTGCGGACAGGAAGCTGTCCAAGATCGAGACCCTCCGACTGGCCTCCAGTTACATCTCGCACCTGGGGAacgtgctgctgctgggggaggCGGGGGGTGATGGGCAGCCCTGCCTCACCTCCTCCGGATTCTACCACCCCGGCAGCCCCGCGGGCAGGGACCCCGATGCCTCCCAGCCCAAGCAGATCTGCACTTTCTGCCTCAGCAACCAGAGGAAGCTG AGCAAGGACCGCGACAGGAAGCCGGCGATCCGGAGCTAG